Below is a genomic region from Ferribacterium limneticum.
GCGGCTGCGATTTAAGGATGGGGTGGCCTTCCGGCGCGATCACGCAATGCGTCCATTGGCGCACCGGCAGCGTGATCAGCTGCGGATACAGGTCAAGCGACTCGGTGGCGATGCCAATATCCGCCTCGCCGGAAACCACCCATTCGGCGATCTGGATCGGGCTGCCCTGGTGCATTTCGAGTTTGACGTCCGGGTGCTGTGTCATGAAATCGCGGACCACCACCGGCAGCGCATAACGCGCCTGGGTGTGCGTCGCGGCGAGCACCAGCCGGCCGGAACTTCCCGTGGCGAACTCGCTGCTCGCCCGCTTGAGGTTTTCCGCCTCGCCTAGGATGCGTTCGGCGATGGTCAGGACCGCCTTGCCCGGCTCGGTGACGCCGGTGAAACGCTTGCCGCTGCGCTCGAAGATGGCGATGCCGAGTTCGTCCTCGAGCAGCTTGACCTGCTTGGAGATACCGGGCTGCGAGGTGTAGAGCGATTCAGCGGCCTCGGAGACATTCAATCCCTGACGCTGAATTTCGACGATGTAGCGTAGCTGCTGAAGTTTCATGGCGCACTTAATAACTTATCGATATAACAATCTAACTCAATATTCTTTTTGATTCAATTGGCCGCTGTTAACATGGCCGTCATGGATTATCTCTACACCCTTTCCGGCTTTGCCGTCGGCGCCATTGTCGGGCTGACTGGCGTCGGCGGCGGCTCGCTGATGACGCCGCTGCTCGTGCTGCTGTTTGGCGTCCCCCCGGC
It encodes:
- a CDS encoding CysB family HTH-type transcriptional regulator, whose protein sequence is MKLQQLRYIVEIQRQGLNVSEAAESLYTSQPGISKQVKLLEDELGIAIFERSGKRFTGVTEPGKAVLTIAERILGEAENLKRASSEFATGSSGRLVLAATHTQARYALPVVVRDFMTQHPDVKLEMHQGSPIQIAEWVVSGEADIGIATESLDLYPQLITLPVRQWTHCVIAPEGHPILKSQPLSLSELAKWPLITYDTAFTGRSRINRAFERIGAQPNVALTALDADVIKTYVSLGLGLGIISALAFDPQRDIGLVALDAAHLFESNTTRLALRRGTYLRRYDYDLISLFAPHLSKHVVEMAMQGGGDEYQL